A genomic window from Punica granatum isolate Tunisia-2019 chromosome 2, ASM765513v2, whole genome shotgun sequence includes:
- the LOC116195761 gene encoding uncharacterized protein LOC116195761 yields MDVLMQRLDQMNIKYVTAIVKDGGIAVDQVFFHDPDGYMVEICNCQNIPILPLSSSCPVRLPKTIEFAPNLSLLGNRSLVAPCAGEVAALMMENFLKSIMDISI; encoded by the exons ATGGACGTTCTGATGCAGAGGTTGGATCAGATGAACATCAAGTACGTGACTGCCATAGTGAAGGATGGCGGCATCGCCGTAGATCAAGTCTTCTTCCACGACCCTGATGGGTACATGGTCGAGATTTGCAACTGCCAGAACATCCCCATCCTCCCTCTTTCCTCTTCATGCCCTGTCAGGCTCCCCAAAACTATCGAGTTTGCTCCCAACCTCTCCCTCTTGG GTAATCGGAGCTTGGTGGCACCCTGTGCCGGAGAAGTCGCAGCCCTGATGATGGAAAACTTTTTGAAGAGTATTATGGACATCTCGATCTGA
- the LOC116195760 gene encoding uncharacterized protein LOC116195760, which yields MGREVVERAESDMESWGAPGAVAAEEEFPLLSLNHVSYSCRSVKESMRFYQDVLGFVLIKRPSSFSFEGAWLFNHGIGIHLIESDNLPPKKDAINPKDCHISFQCSNMDVLMQRLGEMNIEYVTAVVKDGGITVDQVFFHDPDGHMIEICNCQNIPILPLSSSCPVRLPKTIEFASPLSHLGNESLENHSAREATAQMMENLFKNMMTIFI from the exons ATGGGGAGAGAGGTGGTGGAGAGAGCGGAGTCCGACATGGAGAGCTGGGGAGCTCCTGGGGCAGTGGCGGCGGAGGAGGAGTTTCCTCTGCTGTCGTTGAATCACGTGTCATACTCATGCAGGTCGGTGAAGGAGTCCATGAGGTTCTACCAGGACGTGCTCGGCTTCGTCCTCATCAAACGTCcttcctccttctccttcGAAGGCGCCTG GCTGTTCAACCATGGAATAGGGATTCACTTGATAGAGTCAGATAACTTGCCACCCAAGAAAGACGCTATCAACCCAAAGGACTGCCACATTTCTTTCCAGTGTTCCAACATGGACGTTCTGATGCAGAGATTGGGGGAGATGAACATCGAGTACGTGACAGCCGTGGTGAAGGATGGCGGCATCACCGTTGATCAGGTCTTCTTCCACGATCCCGATGGACATATGATCGAGATCTGCAACTGCCAGAACATCCCTATCCTCCCTCTTTCCTCTTCATGCCCTGTCAGGCTCCCCAAGACTATCGAGTTTGCTTCCCCTCTCTCCCACCTCG GGAATGAGAGCTTGGAGAATCATTCTGCTCGTGAAGCCACGGCCCAGATGATGGAAAACTTGTTCAAGAACATGATGACCATCTTCATCTGA